Within the Thermosynechococcus sichuanensis E542 genome, the region CTCCTGAGGAAAGTCCGGGCTTCCGAAAGACCAAGCTTGCTGGGTAACGCCCAGTGCGGGTGACCGCGAGGAGAGTGCCACAGAAATAGACCGCCGATGGAGGGAAACCTCACAGGCAAGGGTGCAACGGTGCGGTAAGAGCGCACCAGCAACACCGTGAGGTGTTGGCTCGGTAAACCCCGGCTGGAAGCAAGGTGTGCTAGCGTCAAAGAACCAGGGTTGGTCTTTTCCCCAGTTCTTTGCTAGCCAGAGCCGCTAGAGGCACTTGGTAACAAGTGTCCCAGATAGATAACCACCCTTTGAACAGAACCCGGCTTACGTCTAACTCATTCATCCATCAAATCCCCTGGTGAGGATGTGCCCTTGAGTCTTTGCTCCCCCTATCTGGATCCTCTATGGTGAAGCTGGGTTATCTTGGCCCAGTGGGCACCTACAGTGAAGAAGCTGCTCAAAGCTATGCCCAATGGCGACAGGTCAAGCCCCTGACATTAATTCCCCTGACGACGATCGCTGGCTGTTTGGAGGCATTGGCTGCTGGCGAGTTGGATTTGGCACTCGTGCCCAGTGAAAACTCCGTTGAGGGCAGTGTCAACATTACCCTTGATTCGCTGTGGCGACTGGATACCCTCCATATTCAGCACGCCTTTATCCGCCCGATTGTCCATGCCTTCATTGCCCAGACAGCAGATCTAGCCCAGATTGAAGCAGTCTATTCCCATCCCCAAGCCCTTGGCCAGTGCCAGCGCTGGTTACAAGTTCATCTTCCCCATGCGCGCCAGTGTCCGGTGACCTCTACCGCCGAAGGCCTACAATACGTGGCTCAATCCAAGCGGGTGGGGGCGATCGCCTCCGTGCGGGCTGCTCAACTTCATCAATTGCCCATTGTGGCCACAGAGATTCAGGACATCTCCGACAACTGCACGCGGTTTTGGGTAGTGAGTCGCCAACAGGGGGAAGGCTGGCCGCAGCCGGGGGACACCCACACTTCTATTGCCTTTAGCCTGAAGGCCAATGCTCCAGGGGCCCTGCTCAAGGTGC harbors:
- the pheA gene encoding prephenate dehydratase, whose product is MVKLGYLGPVGTYSEEAAQSYAQWRQVKPLTLIPLTTIAGCLEALAAGELDLALVPSENSVEGSVNITLDSLWRLDTLHIQHAFIRPIVHAFIAQTADLAQIEAVYSHPQALGQCQRWLQVHLPHARQCPVTSTAEGLQYVAQSKRVGAIASVRAAQLHQLPIVATEIQDISDNCTRFWVVSRQQGEGWPQPGDTHTSIAFSLKANAPGALLKVLQLFSDRQINLSRIESRPSKRALGDYLFFVDLEVNGRPDVVADCLLALKDATDVLKVFGSYQFLDLGE